The following is a genomic window from Adhaeribacter radiodurans.
TTCTATGCTACCGCCGTATTTGCCGTAGTCTATCTGCTCAATTTTCACGTGTTTCACAACGGTGCCTTACAAACCCAGGAGTATGAAACCGAAATGCAGCAAGCCGCTTTGTTTCATCCCTCCGGCGGAGCAGGCAATGCGAACGAAAAAACCGATTATAAGGTGTTAACCGATGCTGCCAGAATAGACGCCGGTCACGCCGCTTTTACCCAGAACTGCGCCGCTTGTCACGGGCAAAAAGGTGAAGGTGTGGTTGGCCCCAACCTGACAGACGAGTACTGGTTGCACGGTGGTGAAGTAAATGAGGTGTTTAAAACCATTAAGTTCGGGGTAACCAGCAAAGGCATGGTGGCATGGCAAGGAAAACTCTCTGACGACCAAATTCTGGAGGTTTCAAGTTATATCCTGAGCATACAGGGTACGAACCCGCCTAACGCCAAAGCGCCGCAAGGAGAAAAAAAGTAGTTTAATTATTTCATAATGGAAAGAGGTGAGGGTTTCTCTCACCTTTTTGTATTTAAAAATTTTACAGGTGCTACTTGGATGGGAGAATTACTAAAATAGCGGTTTGTCTTTGAAGACTTTTCAAGTCTCCAAGTGGTGGTGCTGATGCGGTTCAACGGCCTAAGTTTGCCTCATGGCCGGCGGGCCTCGTTTGCCTCTTTCGGGCTTGTCTAAGCTTCCTTTCCTCCTTACGTCGGAATTCTGCTGCGCAGAACCAGAACCTTAGAAGGCCCTCACTAGCTAAACTGGTGTTAGTTGCTCTTAGCTACTGCTGTTCTTTTTGGCATACATTGCCACTTCCTTTACTTTCAATTTATTAGCACTCATTATGGCTCATTATGGCGCGGATTTACTTCCGTGACTTTCTCCTGCTAGCTACTTTCTGGTATCCTTTTCTAGTACATTTTTCTGGTGTAAGTCTTATCAGAGCGAGACTTGCGACTTACCGACAAATGTCAGTCTCCCGACTGGCGAATACCTTAATACACGTCAGTCGAGAGACTGACTCTTGTTCTTACGCCCAAGTGACGCTTCGCTTAATACTTGCGCGAGGAGGCGTATTTACTAAATCCTTTATCCCTACTACCTAGAGGAGTCAGGTAACTACTGGCAACTGATACCAGTTTAGTTATGGAGGGCCTTTTAGCGTTCCGGTGCCGACGCAGGAGGCATGGCGCAGTGCAACGAGCCAAGGTTCGCTAAACTGCCCGAGAGAGCCAAACGAGGCTCGCCGGCCACGAGGCAAAACTTGAAGCTCCCAAGTTAGATAGCACCTTTGCATGGAAAGATGAAATATTTCTAAAAGCAAGCAGTAGAAAACTCTTATTCTTAGATCTTTTTAATGGATGAGACCATAAGATTAGGCTTTTAGCAACTGGCGAAAGCAGATGCGGGTTCCGGCTTTTGGCCGGAGTAAAGTCACAGACTTTACCTCATAGGTAGATACAAGTTTAAAAACTTGCACCAGGGATAGGAGAACTTTTAAAGCTTGACTTCCACCATCAAAACTACTTACAAAAGCACTTCTGTAGAGCGGGCAACTATCTGCTCTACTCTGAGAACAATCACTAAACAACATGACCGCCGTCATCTTTATCCGGAAGCAAAAACCAGAATTTTGTAGAGAAGCCAAGTGATAAAAATGGCTGAAAAATTTTAAACCGCACATTTAAAATTTACTAAAATGAGTCAGACAGTAGTGGATAAAGATGCCTTCCGGGATTCGATTGCCACCGTAGATAAAGAAGGAAAAAGAATTT
Proteins encoded in this region:
- a CDS encoding cbb3-type cytochrome c oxidase N-terminal domain-containing protein, whose amino-acid sequence is MKRFLFSLNRRSAILALGGFVFLTTPAWAQEATKAAAKEAPLTASVVLPLILAGFLFLIVAGFLVAVFIQALPLLFHFYDNPVRQHSAMARFINLFRGDTTTFTGKANDILMEDHSYDGIHEFDNDLPPWWKFMFYATAVFAVVYLLNFHVFHNGALQTQEYETEMQQAALFHPSGGAGNANEKTDYKVLTDAARIDAGHAAFTQNCAACHGQKGEGVVGPNLTDEYWLHGGEVNEVFKTIKFGVTSKGMVAWQGKLSDDQILEVSSYILSIQGTNPPNAKAPQGEKK